One window from the genome of Roseomonas haemaphysalidis encodes:
- a CDS encoding (2Fe-2S)-binding protein yields MSLSISLTVNGVVHAVALDDPRVTLLDLLRERLHLTGSKKGCDRGQCGACTVLLDGRRTNACLVLAVAQDGASVTTIEGLADGGALHPMQQAFIDHDGFQCGFCTPGQIMSAVGLVREGQAGSDPERVREGMSGNLCRCGAYAGITEAVLDAQAKMEKAA; encoded by the coding sequence ATGAGCCTGTCAATTTCGCTCACCGTCAACGGCGTGGTGCACGCCGTGGCGCTCGACGACCCGCGCGTCACCCTGCTGGACCTGTTGCGCGAGCGGCTGCACCTGACCGGCAGCAAGAAGGGCTGCGACCGCGGCCAGTGCGGCGCCTGCACCGTGCTGCTGGACGGCCGCCGCACCAATGCCTGCCTTGTGCTGGCCGTGGCGCAGGACGGCGCCAGCGTCACCACCATCGAGGGGCTGGCGGATGGCGGCGCGCTGCACCCCATGCAGCAGGCCTTTATCGACCACGACGGCTTTCAATGCGGCTTCTGCACGCCGGGCCAGATCATGAGCGCGGTCGGGCTGGTGCGGGAAGGCCAGGCGGGCAGCGACCCGGAGCGGGTGCGCGAAGGCATGAGCGGCAACCTGTGCCGTTGCGGCGCCTATGCCGGCATCACCGAGGCGGTGCTGGACGCGCAGGCGAAGATGGAGAAGGCCGCGTGA
- a CDS encoding TetR/AcrR family transcriptional regulator, whose amino-acid sequence MEARPPGRARRPRADAARNRERLLEAAKRVFGRDDGAHSSLEAVAREAGVGIGTLYRHFPTRESLFEAVYRREVEQLVELAGQLAGGPDPVAALRRWLRANVEFVATKKGMAAALAIVMQGTTDLSAYTAERLTAAVGGLIDRAVAAGALRGDVGPEDLLRLLVSLCYGSSAPGWQHNVLRLLDVFVDGMRRDRA is encoded by the coding sequence GTGGAGGCACGGCCCCCCGGGCGAGCACGGCGGCCACGCGCGGATGCGGCACGCAACCGCGAGCGCCTGCTGGAAGCGGCCAAGCGGGTGTTCGGACGGGACGACGGCGCGCACAGCAGCCTGGAAGCCGTGGCGCGCGAGGCCGGCGTCGGCATCGGCACGCTGTACCGCCACTTCCCGACGCGCGAATCCCTGTTCGAGGCCGTCTACCGCCGCGAGGTCGAGCAGCTGGTGGAGCTGGCGGGCCAGCTGGCAGGCGGGCCGGACCCGGTGGCCGCGCTGCGCCGCTGGCTGCGCGCCAATGTCGAGTTCGTGGCCACCAAGAAGGGCATGGCGGCCGCGCTGGCCATCGTGATGCAGGGCACCACCGACCTGTCCGCCTATACCGCCGAGCGGCTGACGGCGGCGGTGGGCGGGCTGATCGACCGTGCCGTCGCCGCCGGCGCGCTGCGCGGCGACGTGGGGCCGGAGGACCTGCTGCGGCTGCTGGTCAGCTTGTGCTACGGCTCCAGCGCGCCCGGCTGGCAGCACAACGTCCTGCGGCTGCTGGACGTGTTCGTGGACGGCATGCGCCGGGACCGCGCCTGA
- a CDS encoding FAD binding domain-containing protein produces MNRFEFLRPATLPEAVNMASAPGAAFHAGGTNLLDLMKGGIMRPDRLVDVSRLPGLDGIEHAADGGVRIGALVRNAELAHDAGFAARFPAVAEALLSGASAQLRNAATVGGNLLQRTRCGYFYDTASACNKRQPGAGCDARGGENRLHAILGWSEHCIATHPSDFCVPLLALGAVVEIEGQHGRREVPLAGFHLLPGETPERETVLAPGELVVAVRLPAEAARFAAHSRYLKLRERTSYAFAVVSAAAALRLEGGRIAEARIALGGVALKPWRAEAAEAALAGQAPEPAAFARAAELALQGAAPSGDNGFKIGLARRIVARALALAAAGTPDRVPALPASPFAPVPGGPIHV; encoded by the coding sequence GTGAACCGCTTTGAATTCCTCCGCCCCGCCACGCTGCCGGAAGCCGTGAACATGGCCAGCGCGCCCGGCGCCGCTTTCCACGCCGGCGGCACCAACCTGCTGGACCTGATGAAGGGCGGCATCATGCGCCCCGACCGGTTGGTGGATGTCAGCCGCCTGCCGGGGCTGGACGGCATCGAGCACGCGGCGGATGGCGGCGTGCGCATCGGCGCGCTGGTGCGCAATGCCGAGCTGGCGCACGACGCGGGCTTCGCGGCACGCTTTCCGGCGGTGGCCGAGGCGCTGTTGTCCGGCGCGTCCGCGCAGCTGCGCAACGCCGCCACGGTGGGCGGCAATCTGCTGCAGCGCACCCGCTGCGGCTATTTCTACGACACCGCCAGCGCCTGCAACAAACGCCAGCCCGGCGCCGGCTGCGACGCGCGCGGCGGCGAGAACCGCCTGCACGCCATCCTGGGCTGGAGCGAGCATTGCATCGCCACGCACCCCTCCGATTTCTGCGTGCCGCTGCTGGCGCTGGGCGCGGTGGTGGAGATCGAGGGGCAGCACGGCCGGCGCGAGGTTCCGCTTGCCGGGTTCCACCTGCTGCCGGGCGAAACGCCCGAGCGTGAAACCGTGCTGGCGCCGGGCGAGCTGGTGGTGGCGGTGCGGCTGCCGGCCGAAGCCGCGCGCTTTGCCGCGCACAGCCGCTACCTGAAGCTGCGCGAGCGCACCTCCTACGCCTTTGCCGTGGTATCCGCCGCCGCCGCGCTGCGGCTGGAAGGCGGGCGCATCGCGGAAGCGCGCATCGCGCTTGGCGGCGTGGCGCTGAAGCCCTGGCGCGCCGAGGCCGCCGAGGCGGCGCTGGCCGGCCAGGCGCCGGAGCCCGCCGCCTTCGCCCGCGCGGCGGAACTGGCGCTGCAAGGCGCCGCGCCGTCCGGCGACAACGGCTTCAAGATCGGGCTGGCGCGGCGCATCGTGGCGCGCGCGCTGGCCCTGGCGGCGGCCGGCACGCCGGACCGCGTGCCCGCCCTGCCAGCCTCGCCCTTCGCACCCGTTCCGGGAGGCCCGATCCATGTCTGA
- the pbpC gene encoding penicillin-binding protein 1C: MRHRRLLAGLLLLAAVPAGALALDRAFPPDLSRMARNAVLVEDRAARPLAALPAPGGVWRLPTAPEDVPPHLLAQLVAAEDARFWRHPGIDPLALARAAAQWLRAGRVVSGGSTLSMQAARLLEPRPRTLRSKLVEMARAVQLEARLGKRGVLEVWLTLAPMGGNIEGVRAGALAWFGREARALHPAESALLVAIPRRPEALRPDRHPAAALAARDALLRVRAARATGVTQADRDVAAAVPAARHAMPALAPHYARQVARAGLFRTTLDAPLQQALEAMLAEARASLPARVSTAAVVLDLRTRDIRALSGGAWGEEARAGALDLTLAIRSPGSALKPLLYALAFEDGQARPDTLLDDMPRRFGGYAPENFDHGFTGRVTAADALRRSLNLPAVALLDRLGPLQLASAMKRAGVLPRLPPGAEATLPLALGGVGVTLREMTGLYAALADGGRAADGRPVVQPRAAAQVAAILTRPFPGGGPAGVAWKTGTSWGGRDGWALGFDGRHAVGVWVGRPDGTPMVAATGGATGTALALPLLARSFALLPAAPRPDAPRTPATATARNLSDRLRLVFPPAGVEITDGPVMLRAAGGRRPLTFLVDGAPLASTLARRDADWRPDGPGHYRVTVLDADGASATVPVRVAPVAFAGTPPPQTPPAGD; encoded by the coding sequence ACCTGTCCCGCATGGCCCGCAACGCCGTGCTGGTGGAGGACCGGGCCGCCCGCCCGCTGGCCGCCCTGCCCGCCCCCGGCGGCGTGTGGCGCCTGCCGACCGCCCCGGAGGACGTGCCGCCGCACCTGCTGGCGCAGCTCGTGGCGGCGGAGGACGCGCGCTTCTGGCGGCACCCCGGCATCGACCCGCTGGCCCTGGCCCGCGCCGCCGCGCAGTGGCTGCGGGCGGGGCGCGTGGTGTCCGGCGGCTCCACCCTGTCCATGCAGGCGGCGCGGCTGCTGGAGCCCCGGCCGCGCACCCTGCGCTCCAAGCTGGTCGAGATGGCGCGCGCGGTGCAGCTGGAAGCGCGCCTCGGCAAGCGGGGGGTGCTGGAAGTGTGGCTGACGCTGGCGCCCATGGGTGGCAACATCGAAGGCGTGCGGGCCGGGGCGCTGGCCTGGTTCGGGCGCGAGGCCCGCGCGCTGCACCCGGCCGAATCCGCCCTGCTGGTCGCCATTCCCCGCCGGCCGGAAGCGCTGCGCCCCGACCGCCACCCCGCCGCCGCGCTTGCCGCGCGCGACGCCCTGCTGCGCGTGCGCGCCGCCCGCGCCACCGGCGTGACGCAGGCGGACCGCGACGTCGCCGCCGCCGTTCCCGCCGCGCGCCACGCCATGCCGGCGCTGGCGCCGCATTACGCGCGGCAGGTGGCACGGGCGGGCCTGTTTCGCACCACGTTGGACGCGCCGCTGCAACAGGCGCTGGAAGCGATGCTGGCGGAAGCCCGCGCCAGCCTGCCGGCGCGCGTGTCCACCGCCGCCGTGGTGCTGGACCTGCGCACGCGCGACATCCGCGCGCTGTCCGGCGGCGCCTGGGGCGAGGAAGCGCGGGCCGGCGCGCTGGACCTGACGCTGGCCATCCGCTCGCCCGGCTCGGCGCTGAAGCCGCTGCTCTACGCGCTGGCCTTCGAGGACGGGCAGGCACGGCCGGACACGCTGCTGGACGACATGCCCCGCCGCTTCGGTGGCTACGCGCCGGAAAACTTCGACCACGGCTTCACCGGCCGTGTGACCGCCGCCGACGCCCTGCGCCGCTCGCTGAACCTGCCCGCCGTGGCCTTGCTGGACCGGCTGGGGCCGCTGCAACTCGCCTCCGCCATGAAGCGCGCCGGCGTGCTGCCGCGCCTGCCGCCGGGCGCCGAGGCCACCTTGCCGCTGGCGCTCGGCGGCGTGGGCGTGACGCTGCGCGAGATGACCGGGCTTTACGCCGCCCTGGCCGACGGCGGGCGCGCCGCCGATGGCCGGCCCGTGGTGCAGCCCCGCGCCGCGGCGCAGGTGGCCGCCATCCTGACCCGCCCCTTTCCCGGCGGCGGGCCGGCGGGCGTGGCCTGGAAGACCGGCACCTCCTGGGGCGGGCGGGACGGCTGGGCGCTGGGCTTCGACGGCCGCCACGCGGTGGGGGTGTGGGTGGGGAGGCCGGACGGCACGCCCATGGTGGCCGCGACCGGCGGCGCCACCGGCACCGCCCTGGCCCTGCCGCTGCTGGCCCGCAGCTTCGCCCTGCTGCCCGCCGCCCCGCGCCCGGACGCGCCCCGCACGCCCGCCACGGCCACGGCGCGCAACCTGTCCGACCGCCTGCGCCTCGTGTTTCCCCCGGCCGGAGTGGAGATCACCGACGGCCCCGTCATGCTGCGCGCCGCCGGCGGGCGGCGGCCGCTGACCTTTCTGGTGGACGGCGCGCCGCTCGCCAGCACCCTGGCACGGCGTGACGCCGACTGGCGGCCGGACGGGCCCGGGCACTACCGCGTCACGGTGCTGGACGCGGATGGAGCGAGCGCGACGGTGCCGGTGCGGGTGGCGCCTGTGGCCTTTGCAGGGACGCCGCCCCCGCAAACTCCCCCGGCAGGGGATTGA
- a CDS encoding xanthine dehydrogenase family protein molybdopterin-binding subunit, whose protein sequence is MSDTVQHRHGSSIGQPLTRRDGPLKVTGQATFAADNHPDGMLFAVLAVSGIARGRVVAMDLAAARAHPGVVEVMTPANRPPLAADPDGKDHPFMFRMEALQNDRVRYPGQPIAVVIGETLEAATEGAALLAPRYEAEAARVGLDGAAVFTPQSVGVGNPAAVQHGDVEAGLAAAEHRIEATYETPAQYHNPMEPHGIVAAWDGDRLSLDTPSQGMAIAQGRFAQLFGIRPEDIEIRSPFLGGGFGSKGLPNGPQVLGILAAKLVGRPVKLVLRREQMYGPVGHRAPTRQTIRMGTDAAGGFTAISNHTRTATSTFDDFLEPAADVAHTLYATPALSTSHDAVRLDTGTPLFMRAPGEATGSIALESAMDEMAEACGMDPLEFRLRNYAEVEPASGKPFSSKALRECYAQGAARFGWAGRPLKPRQMRDESGLLVGWGMGTATFPALMFAGNARAVLRADGGGIVQTGAHDMGQGAWTALAQVAADGLGLPIERIDFQSGHSGLPDAGIAGGSAHMATVSTAIHHAGGAVIEKLAALAFGDQRSPLFGAGNAGVVARNGRLHRRDDESRSESYAEILGRAGLQEIEANGTGAPDPAAQGNFAMHSHGAVFVEVKVDPEFGQVRATRVVGAFAAGRVINPRMVQSQYFGGMIWGVSFALHEHAVTDRRSGRIMNANLAEYHLPVNADVPSLEAILVEEHDPHINPLGIKGVGEIAITGTAGAVANAVWHATGVRVRHFPIALESLMSVD, encoded by the coding sequence ATGTCTGACACCGTGCAACACCGCCATGGCTCCAGCATCGGCCAGCCGCTGACGCGGCGCGACGGGCCGCTCAAGGTCACCGGCCAGGCGACCTTCGCCGCCGACAACCACCCGGACGGCATGCTGTTCGCGGTGCTGGCCGTCAGCGGCATCGCGCGCGGCCGGGTGGTGGCGATGGACCTCGCCGCCGCCCGCGCGCATCCCGGCGTGGTGGAGGTGATGACGCCGGCCAACCGCCCGCCGCTGGCCGCCGACCCGGATGGCAAGGACCATCCCTTCATGTTCCGCATGGAGGCGTTGCAGAACGACCGCGTGCGCTACCCCGGCCAGCCCATCGCCGTGGTGATCGGCGAAACGCTGGAAGCGGCGACGGAGGGCGCCGCCCTGCTGGCGCCGCGCTACGAGGCCGAGGCCGCGCGCGTCGGGCTGGACGGCGCCGCCGTGTTCACGCCGCAATCCGTCGGCGTCGGCAACCCCGCCGCCGTGCAGCACGGCGACGTCGAGGCCGGGCTGGCGGCGGCGGAGCACCGCATCGAGGCGACCTACGAGACGCCGGCGCAGTACCACAATCCGATGGAGCCGCACGGCATCGTCGCGGCCTGGGACGGCGACCGGCTGTCGCTCGACACGCCCAGCCAGGGCATGGCCATCGCGCAGGGGCGCTTCGCGCAGCTCTTCGGCATCCGCCCCGAGGATATCGAGATCCGCAGCCCCTTCCTCGGCGGCGGCTTCGGCTCCAAGGGCCTGCCGAACGGGCCGCAGGTGCTGGGCATCCTGGCGGCCAAGCTGGTGGGGCGGCCGGTGAAGCTGGTGCTGCGCCGCGAGCAGATGTACGGCCCGGTCGGCCACCGCGCGCCGACGCGCCAAACCATCCGCATGGGCACGGACGCGGCGGGTGGCTTCACCGCCATCAGCAACCACACCCGCACCGCGACCAGCACCTTCGACGACTTCCTCGAGCCCGCCGCGGATGTCGCGCACACGCTGTATGCGACGCCGGCGCTGAGCACCAGCCACGACGCCGTGCGGCTGGACACCGGCACGCCCCTGTTCATGCGCGCGCCGGGCGAGGCCACCGGCTCCATCGCCCTGGAAAGCGCGATGGACGAGATGGCCGAGGCCTGCGGCATGGACCCGCTGGAGTTCCGCCTGCGGAACTACGCCGAGGTGGAGCCGGCATCCGGCAAGCCCTTCTCCTCCAAGGCGCTGCGCGAATGCTACGCGCAGGGCGCCGCGCGCTTCGGCTGGGCCGGGCGCCCGCTGAAGCCGCGGCAGATGCGCGATGAATCCGGCCTGCTGGTCGGCTGGGGCATGGGCACCGCCACCTTTCCGGCGCTGATGTTCGCCGGCAACGCCCGCGCGGTGCTGCGGGCCGATGGCGGCGGCATCGTGCAGACCGGCGCGCACGACATGGGGCAGGGCGCCTGGACCGCGCTGGCCCAGGTGGCGGCCGACGGCCTCGGCCTGCCGATCGAGCGCATCGACTTCCAGTCCGGCCATTCGGGCCTGCCGGATGCCGGCATCGCCGGCGGCTCGGCGCACATGGCCACGGTTTCCACCGCCATCCACCATGCGGGCGGCGCGGTGATCGAGAAGCTGGCGGCACTGGCCTTCGGTGACCAGCGCTCGCCGTTGTTCGGCGCGGGCAATGCCGGCGTGGTGGCACGAAACGGCCGCCTGCACCGCCGCGACGACGAATCCCGCAGCGAAAGCTACGCCGAGATCCTGGGCCGCGCCGGGTTGCAGGAGATCGAGGCCAACGGCACCGGCGCGCCGGACCCCGCGGCGCAGGGCAACTTCGCCATGCATTCACACGGCGCGGTGTTCGTGGAAGTGAAGGTGGACCCCGAGTTCGGCCAGGTGCGCGCCACGCGCGTGGTCGGCGCCTTCGCGGCCGGGCGGGTGATCAACCCGCGCATGGTGCAAAGCCAGTACTTCGGCGGCATGATCTGGGGCGTCTCTTTCGCGCTGCACGAGCACGCGGTGACCGACCGCCGATCGGGCCGCATCATGAACGCCAACCTCGCCGAGTACCACCTGCCCGTGAATGCCGACGTGCCTTCGCTGGAAGCCATCCTGGTGGAGGAACACGACCCGCACATCAATCCGCTGGGCATCAAGGGCGTGGGCGAGATCGCCATCACCGGCACGGCGGGCGCGGTGGCGAACGCGGTGTGGCACGCGACGGGGGTGCGGGTGCGGCATTTCCCGATCGCGCTGGAAAGTCTGATGAGCGTGGATTGA